Proteins found in one Novipirellula caenicola genomic segment:
- a CDS encoding Dps family protein, with amino-acid sequence MSDPVTEALRQVVADTYALIGQTHVCHWNVRGPSFFSLHTAFEEQYNELFLAVDEIAERIRAKGALAPGGLSNLAKMAGIDEIAEDASAKEMVAHLVKSNEKLLDDLKIGRDKAGEAGDSESEDIMIARIQVHEKTVWMLKSYLE; translated from the coding sequence GTGAGCGATCCTGTTACCGAAGCGTTGAGACAAGTGGTTGCGGACACCTATGCGTTGATTGGCCAGACGCATGTCTGCCACTGGAACGTGCGTGGACCGTCGTTCTTCTCGTTGCACACGGCGTTTGAAGAGCAGTACAACGAACTGTTCCTCGCCGTCGACGAGATCGCCGAGCGAATCCGAGCCAAAGGCGCCCTCGCGCCGGGAGGTTTGTCGAATCTGGCGAAAATGGCAGGGATCGACGAGATCGCCGAAGATGCCTCGGCCAAGGAAATGGTCGCACACTTGGTCAAGTCCAATGAGAAACTGCTGGACGATCTAAAAATCGGGCGTGACAAGGCGGGTGAAGCTGGCGACTCGGAGTCCGAAGACATCATGATCGCGCGGATCCAAGTGCACGAGAAAACCGTCTGGATGCTGAAGAGCTACTTAGAGTAG
- a CDS encoding DUF72 domain-containing protein, producing MAASIVRLGTAGWSLRAEHKTHFPGTGTHLQRYSNVLNAVEVNSSFYRSHRAQTWAKWSESTDETFRFSVKAPRQITHHRRLKDVRDLWEPFWSEVSQLGEKLRVVLFQLPPSLAFDQQVAKQFLSSVRESYDGPVALEPRHPSWFTPKPNELLREYRISRVAVDPHPCGLPTLEPAGDTRFAYFRLHGHPKIYYSNYSDAYLEDLQNRIHDCPADEVWCIFDNTAEGHATFNALQLKRLISELGGDV from the coding sequence ATGGCCGCTTCGATAGTACGTTTAGGAACCGCAGGATGGAGCTTGCGAGCCGAGCACAAAACCCACTTTCCCGGAACTGGGACGCACTTGCAGCGTTACAGCAACGTCCTGAATGCAGTCGAAGTGAACTCGTCTTTCTATCGCTCGCATCGTGCACAGACCTGGGCGAAATGGAGTGAAAGTACGGATGAGACGTTTCGTTTTAGCGTCAAAGCGCCCCGCCAAATCACGCATCATCGGCGATTGAAAGACGTCCGCGATTTGTGGGAGCCGTTTTGGAGCGAAGTCAGTCAGTTGGGTGAAAAATTGCGAGTCGTTTTGTTTCAACTGCCTCCGTCGCTGGCCTTTGATCAACAAGTTGCAAAGCAATTCCTTTCAAGCGTCCGTGAGTCTTACGACGGACCCGTTGCACTGGAACCGCGACATCCCAGTTGGTTCACGCCGAAACCAAACGAGTTGCTTCGTGAGTATCGCATCAGTCGCGTGGCGGTCGATCCGCACCCCTGTGGGTTGCCGACGCTTGAACCAGCGGGCGACACTCGCTTTGCCTACTTCCGGCTTCACGGCCACCCCAAGATTTACTATTCGAATTATTCGGATGCATACCTCGAAGACCTGCAAAACCGAATTCACGATTGTCCGGCGGACGAAGTTTGGTGCATCTTCGACAACACGGCGGAGGGCCACGCCACCTTCAACGCGTTGCAGCTGAAGCGGCTCATCTCGGAACTCGGCGGCGACGTTTGA
- a CDS encoding SGNH/GDSL hydrolase family protein, with translation MKTTAALASIVASVLMITIAFSPLATAADEAENRAKKTQTKPAPNRNAKPKKVNPAFQPPVAVTGLPNVLLIGDSISIGYTVDVRKQLDGVANVYRPAANCGPTTRGLQSLEEWIGDRKWDVIHFNFGLHDLKFMGPKGQNLADPHAATSHRQVPMDQYEANLRKIAERLKATGATVIWRETTPVPEGAAGRLAGDAKRYNDTAAKVMAEVGGIQIDPMYDFAQQHADLQLKANVHYTAAGSKKLAEQVAKSVRTALEKK, from the coding sequence ATGAAGACAACCGCAGCTTTGGCAAGCATCGTTGCTTCGGTATTGATGATTACGATCGCATTTTCGCCGCTGGCGACCGCAGCGGACGAGGCCGAGAACCGTGCTAAGAAAACGCAAACCAAACCAGCTCCGAATCGTAATGCAAAGCCCAAAAAGGTGAACCCGGCATTCCAGCCGCCGGTGGCCGTCACAGGACTTCCCAACGTGCTGCTCATCGGCGATTCAATCTCGATCGGCTACACAGTCGATGTCCGTAAGCAGCTTGACGGGGTCGCTAATGTCTATCGCCCGGCGGCCAATTGCGGGCCGACGACTCGCGGGCTACAGTCGCTTGAGGAATGGATTGGCGATCGCAAATGGGATGTCATTCACTTCAATTTTGGTTTGCATGATTTAAAGTTCATGGGCCCCAAGGGTCAAAATTTAGCGGATCCCCACGCCGCGACGAGTCATCGCCAAGTCCCAATGGATCAATACGAAGCGAATTTGCGAAAGATTGCCGAGCGGCTCAAGGCGACCGGAGCGACGGTGATTTGGCGAGAAACCACGCCGGTTCCCGAGGGAGCGGCCGGACGCCTCGCGGGTGACGCCAAGCGTTACAATGACACCGCTGCCAAGGTGATGGCCGAGGTGGGTGGGATTCAAATCGACCCCATGTACGACTTTGCCCAACAGCACGCCGATTTACAATTGAAGGCAAACGTGCACTACACTGCCGCCGGATCAAAAAAGTTGGCCGAGCAAGTGGCGAAGTCAGTACGAACGGCGTTGGAAAAAAAGTAG
- a CDS encoding TspO/MBR family protein codes for MTDDASIPQQRDFFPSRWAVWIMLIAFIGVCLGAAGVGAMATTSEIDGWYKTIEKPSWNPPANVFGPVWTTLYVMMAVAAWLVWKPAGVKAAKIPLAWFALQLALNVAWSWIFFRFHQPGWAFVEIVILWLAIAATTIAFFSHSKLAGWLMVPYLLWVSFASVLNFAIWRLN; via the coding sequence ATGACGGATGATGCGTCGATTCCTCAACAACGAGACTTCTTCCCAAGTCGATGGGCAGTGTGGATCATGCTGATTGCCTTTATCGGTGTTTGCCTGGGGGCGGCTGGGGTTGGAGCGATGGCGACAACCTCTGAAATCGATGGATGGTACAAGACCATTGAAAAGCCGTCGTGGAATCCTCCGGCAAACGTCTTTGGTCCCGTCTGGACGACACTGTACGTGATGATGGCGGTTGCAGCGTGGTTGGTGTGGAAGCCTGCTGGAGTGAAGGCGGCCAAGATTCCACTGGCGTGGTTCGCATTACAGCTTGCGCTGAACGTGGCTTGGTCGTGGATCTTCTTTCGTTTTCATCAACCGGGCTGGGCGTTCGTGGAGATCGTGATTCTATGGCTGGCTATCGCAGCGACCACCATCGCATTCTTCAGCCACTCGAAGCTCGCTGGCTGGTTGATGGTCCCGTACTTGTTGTGGGTCAGTTTCGCCAGTGTGCTGAACTTCGCGATCTGGCGGTTAAATTGA